From the genome of Chroicocephalus ridibundus chromosome 1, bChrRid1.1, whole genome shotgun sequence, one region includes:
- the IFNGR2 gene encoding interferon gamma receptor 2, with protein sequence MPCLVPLFSLLLLLLFLLGSVRAPGAESLPHLPAPKDVVVYSYNFHSLLRWSPVKVDRGLVLYTVHFKTGAFKKWDEMNCTRITQTECGFSMSLKERRWTVVLRVRAELGQVTSNWVETDPFVAERNTTIGPPKVNSVNVSSNSVLISVTPPFRSEAGDVLEYHVSYWENATSTAKKETKTSNTLFKIENLKELTLYCFSIRVELSTYSDVPLLGLQTVPECHRTTVSEATRDRYIILTFLLVLALVILVIVGLFLLWKHHKTLKYWFQPPLEIPSHFEEYLKDPSTPGLDALGNYVEDDPHDSLSVVFCGDGSQACGSSLDGQGHTRSISSETEVT encoded by the exons ATGCCGTGTCTGGTGccgctcttctccctcctccttctcctcctcttcctccttggcTCTGTCCGGGCCCCGGGCGCAG AATCTCTTCCCCATTTACCAGCACCAAAGGATGTGGTGGTTTATTCCTATAACTTTCATAGTTTGCTGAGGTGGTCTCCCGTTAAAGTGGATAGAGGCTTGGTGTTATATACAGTCCATTTTAAAAC AGGGGCTTTTAAGAAGTGGGATGAGATGAACTGCACCCGTATCACCCAGACCGAATGTGGTTTCTCCATGTCACTTAAGGAGCGGCGCTGGACTGTTGTTCTGCGTgtgagggctgagctggggcaaGTGACTTCTAATTGGGTAGAAACAGATCCATTTGTGGCAGAGAGAAACA ctaCTATTGGGCCCCCCAAAGTGAACAGCGTGAATGTAAGCTCTAACTCAGTTCTAATTAGTGTCACACCCCCTTTTAGATCTGAAGCAGGTGATGTTCTTGAGTATCATGTGTCCTACTGGGAGAATGCAACAAGTACGGCTAAAAAA GAGACAAAGACAAGCAATACACTATTCAAAATTGAAAATCTAAAGGAATTGACACTTTATTGTTTTAGCATTCGAGTAGAATTGTCAACATATTCAGATGTCCCGTTACTTGGACTGCAAACTGTCCCGGAGTGTCACAGAACTACAGTCAGTG aggcaACCAGAGATCGGTATATTATACTAACATTTCTGTTGGTGTTAGCTCTTGTAATTCTGGTAATAgttggtttgtttcttctgtggaaaCACCACAAAACACTTAAATATTGGTTTCAGCCACCTTTAGAAATCCCATCGCACTTTGAAGAG TATTTGAAGGACCCTTCCACGCCTGGTTTAGATGCGTTGGGCAATTACGTCGAGGACGATCCCCATGATTCTTTATCTGTTGTGTTTTGTGGAGATGGAAGCCAAGCCTGTGGCAGCAGTTTGGATGGTCAAGGTCACACACGCAGCATCTCCAGTGAAACTGAAGTAACTTAA